The following proteins are encoded in a genomic region of Paralichthys olivaceus isolate ysfri-2021 chromosome 23, ASM2471397v2, whole genome shotgun sequence:
- the LOC109632949 gene encoding uncharacterized protein isoform X3, with the protein METKRGTESGISRELLQLRCKSTLAVSPMDAAQSGDDLPFRYLRLLAPPLQLLSAAVWQVVQQGLVDHYGMLEEFVTMVTELVPELMSYSQRAQLVLGLRARLVLEMCRGEHPADMRTIQPHLDRIKAPVSTAKDHHVTINQVEESEVNFVELVHSLLEDPSERKYFFEEIFPVYFGPKYDAALEMLVWEFISRLDELLPVPDFTQLAALLGDVPSFLDECLQSFFPPEDMKAVLEHHRNLGHFEEKDPRLLPMDDCILSSLSLPPGAKPATNTTSSSPPLKDSSPEHKGRLDSPLSASSLERACRRSSDTIRQSLMETKDSDSWQLQVRGSGSSQERKVQNSISARPCDETIDLTAPNEAGDADSATNGDGQSLRGGRVLRKRKLSGGEDIPAKLPVELTAFFDSSLDDENSGESPLISILGEYTDSQEVSFPVVTDTKVPWSDEETLHLLDIWGKDSVQRALKGCFKNRHIFTQIAHKMAERGYMRTVEQCQTRIKRLKKCFRQNKGNSKLEHKFYERLECILRSSIPSAVPEVTYDVEEVADEDDADDDLQFLGHTSRQEIGTRSVPWTDMESLTLINTWGDDQMQQELRGMHRTGHIFSIISNKMATDGFSRTPEQCQTRLKRLKSNFRQCYQNNLKGQGHVECKFYNELGRILVKDFVPAPQMNEIPGELEDNDFSAYSHHETESVVGVQEDRKKVAWSDKETIILLEIWGDPEVQQCLGRYPHNGHIFTQISEKLLANGYSRSADQCHTRIKRLKSNYRHCQENMSSSGTDRVDFKFYDLLEQILDKQPSTSSTVLPDSIEISEESNSESVTETEGEISLSTEKPTSGTWSDEETLTLINIWGEVDVQRTLRGFVHNGHVYADISGRMQDLGFSKTSEQCRWKVKALRNNFRQCYDRKKCGRRVDYRFYNQLEQILGQEAVSMDEYDEREEQADHEPGIDGVNTVWTEQETVALVEVWAADDVQHSLKTCVRNGHIFADIAERMAAIGFPRTADQCHSRIKRLKKTYRRYCNSRRSGGRPAAFRYFHLLAPVLGDNSVVADMDSSAADVTLQPFMDKDPDLYEQPSTSHLLADLSRKMPWSDQETRTLLEIWGEDSVQLTLRGCLKNRHVFEYVSEKMGNRGFIRTSEQCYTRIKRLKHGFLHEKEEYKFFSEMEEIFRKELKVDGSVADTSATEETDDIAPESSQNKAASSNQWVADSAKLAWGDGETEALLDIWGSEQIQENLKGCTKNKHIFIQIAQVMASQGYLRSPEQCQTRIKRLRANFRHFLEGRRGEKQECKYFDQLVQIFGSKYITTSDPLAEEADTAES; encoded by the exons ATGGAAACAAAACGAGGAACTGAAAGTGGAATCAGTCGAG agctgctgcagctccggTGTAAATCCACATTAGCAGTGAGTCCGATGGACGCTGCACAGTCAG GTGATGATCTCCCGTTCCGTTACCTACGCCTCTTGGCTCCGCCCTTGCAGCTTCTGTCGGCTGCAGTGTGGCAGGTCGTGCAGCAGGGACTCGTGGATCACTACGGGATGCTGGAGGAGTTTGTTACCATGGTGACGGAGCTGGTCCCCGAGCTGATGAGCTACAGTCAGAGGGCACAGCTCGTCCTGGGACTCAGGGCCAGG CTGGTTCTGGAGATGTGTCGAGGCGAGCACCCGGCGGACATGCGGACCATCCAGCCTCACCTGGACAGAATCAAAGCTCCTGTCAGCACGGCCAAGGATCACCAC gtgacCATCAACCAGGTGGAGGAGTCTGAGGTGAACTTTGTGGAGTTGGTTCACTCATTACTGGAGGACCCGTctgaaagaaaatactttttcgAG GAAATCTTCCCCGTGTATTTTGGGCCAAAGTACGACGCAGCACTGGAGATGCTGGTGTGGGAGTTCATATCCAGACTGGACGAGCTGCTGCCAGTCCCAGATTTCACACAG TTGGCAGCTCTGCTTGGAGACGTTCCGTCATTCCTCGACGAATGTTTACAATCCTTCTTCCCTCCGGAGGACATGAAGGCCGTGCTGGAACACCACAGAAACCTCGGTCACTTTGAAGAGAAAG ATCCTCGATTGTTACCGATGGACGACtgcatcctctcctccctgtcacTACCTCCTGGGGCCAAACCTGCCACcaacaccacctcctcctcgccTCCCCTCAAAGACTCCTCTCCAGAGCACAAAGGGCGTCTGGATTCTCCCCTCAGCGCCAGCAGCCTGGAGCGGGCGTGCAGGAGGAGCTCTGACACAATCAGACAAAGCCTCATGGAGACAAAGGACTCTGATAGCTGGCAGCTGCAGGTTCGAGGCAGCGGCAGCTCTCAGGAGAGGAAGGTGCAAAACTCAATTAGTGCACGGCCATGTGACGAAACCATTGACCTCACCGCACCCAACGAGGCCGGTGACGCAGATTCTGCGACCAATGGGGACGGCCAAAGcttgagaggagggagggttcTCAGGAAGAGGAAGCTGAGCGGTGGTGAAGACATTCCCGCCAAGCTGCCTGTGGAGTTAACGGCTTTTTT TGATTCCTCGTTGGATGATGAGAATTCAGGtgaatctcctctcatctctatATTGGGAGAATACACAG actcTCAGGAAGTTTCTTTCCCAGTTGTAACGGACACAAAGGTTCCCTGGTCGGACGAGGAGACGCTGCACCTGCTCGACATCTGGGGGAAGGACTCAGTGCAGCGGGCGCTGAAGGGCTGCTTCAAAAACCGCCACATATTCACGCAGATCGCACACAAGATGGCGGAGAGGGGCTACATGAGAACGGTGGAGCAGTGCCAGACGAGGATCAAGCGGCTGAAGAAATGTTTCCGGCAGAACAA AGGAAACTCAAAGCTGGAACATAAATTTTACGAGCGGCTGGAGTGCATCCTCCGCTCCTCCATTCCTTCAGCTGTTCCTGAAGTCACCTACGACGTCGAGGAGGTCGCTGATGAGGACGACGCCGATGACGACTTGCAGTTTCTCGGACACACGAGCCGACAGGAAATAG GTACTCGAAGCGTCCCATGGACAGACATGGAGTCGTTGACCCTCATCAACACGTGGGGTGATGACCAGATGcagcaggagctgagagggatGCACAGAACCGGACACATATTTTCCATCATCTCCAACAAGATGGCCACTGATGGCTTCTCCCGGACGCCGGAGCAGTGCCAGACGAGGCTAAAGAGGCTGAAATCAAACTTCAGGCAATGCTACCAAAACAa cttgAAAGGACAGGGGCATGTTGAGTGCAAGTTTTACAACGAACTGGGAAGAATTTTAGTGAAGGACTTTGTTCCAGCGCCACAGATGAATGAAATCCCAGGAGAGCTCGAAGACAACGACTTCTCAGCCTACTCCCACCACGAGACTG AGTCTGTTGTGGGGGTTCAAGAAGACAGGAAGAAAGTGGCCTGGTCGGACAAAGAGACAATCATCCTTCTGGAGATATGGGGCGACCCAGAG GTCCAGCAGTGCCTGGGACGTTACCCACACAACGGCCACATCTTTACGCAAATATCAGAGAAGCTCTTAGCCAACGGTTACTCTCGCAGCGCGGACCAGTGCCACACGCGCATCAAACGCCTCAAATCAAACTATCGCCACTGTCAAGAAAAcatgag CTCATCTGGGACAGATCGAGTCGATTTTAAATTCTACGACCTGCTGGAACAAATCCTGGACAAGCAGCCgtcaacatcttccactgtgTTACCAGACTCCATCGAAATATCAGAGGAGTCCAACAGCGAATCAGTGACGGAAACAG AAGGAGAAATCAGCTTGTCGACAGAAAAACCAACATCCGGCACGTGGTCAGACGAGGAGACGCTGACACTCATCAATATCTGGGGCGAGGTGGATGTTCAGAGGACGCTGAGGGGGTTCGTCCACAATGGACACGTGTATGCTGACATTTCGGGGAGAATGCAGGACCTGGGTTTCTCGAAGACCTCGGAGCAGTGTCGCTGGAAAGTCAAGGCCTTGAGGAACAACTTTCGACAGTGCTACGACAGAAAGAA ATGTGGGAGACGAGTAGATTACAGATTCTACAACCAGCTGGAACAAATACTGGGCCAGGAGGCGGTTTCTATGGATGAGTATGATGAACGAGAAGAACAAGCCGATCATGAGCCAG GGATAGATGGTGTGAACACAGTGTGGACGGAGCAGGAGACAGTCGCTCTCGTTGAGGTCTGGGCCGCAGATGACGTGCAGCACAGCCTGAAAACCTGCGTACGCAACGGCCACATATTCGCCGACATAGCAGAGAGAATGGCCGCAATAGGATTCCCGAGGACAGCGGATCAGTGCCACTCCCGAATCAAACGGCTGAAGAAGACTTACAGGCGGTACTGCAACAGCCGGAG GAGCGGAGGACGCCCCGCAGCATTTCGATACTTCCATCTTCTGGCTCCGGTGCTTGGTGACAACTCTGTTGTTGCAGACATGGACAGTTCTGCTGCGGATGTCACCTTACAGCCCTTTATGGACAAGGACCCTGACTTGT ACGAGCAGCCCTCGACCAGCCACCTGCTGGCTGACCTGAGCAGGAAGATGCCCTGGTCGGACCAGGAGACGCGCACCCTGCTGGAGATCTGGGGTGAAGACAGCGTCCAGCTCACGCTAAGGGGCTGCCTGAAAAACCGCCACGTGTTTGAGTACGTCTCCGAGAAGATGGGCAACCGAGGATTCATCAGGACCTCGGAGCAGTGCTACACACGCATCAAACGCCTCAAACATGGCTTCCTGCATGAGAA gGAGGAATATAAGTTCTTCAGTGAGATGGAGGAAATCTTCAGGAAGGAGCTGAAAGTCGACGGCTCAGTCGCAGACACATCGGCCACAGAGGAGACGGACGACATTGCACCTGAATCGAGCCAAAACAAAG CCGCCTCCAGTAACCAGTGGGTGGCTGACAGCGCTAAGCTGGCCTGGGGCGACGGGGAGACCGAGGCCCTGCTGGACATCTGGGGGAGCGAGCAGATCCAGGAGAACCTGAAGGGCTGCACCAAGAACAAACACATCTTCATCCAGATCGCTCAGGTCATGGCGAGCCAAGGTTACCTCCGCAGTCCGGAGCAGTGCCAGACCAGGATCAAGAGGCTGCGCGCCAATTTCCGACACTTCCTAGAAGGCAGAAG AGGAGAGAAGCAGGAGTGCAAGTACTTTGACCAGTTGGTGCAGATATTTGGCAGCAAGTACATAACGACCTCTGACCCCCTGGCTGAAGAAGCCGACACTGCAG AGTCATGA
- the LOC109632949 gene encoding uncharacterized protein isoform X2, producing the protein MCRGEHPADMRTIQPHLDRIKAPVSTAKDHHVTINQVEESEVNFVELVHSLLEDPSERKYFFEEIFPVYFGPKYDAALEMLVWEFISRLDELLPVPDFTQLAALLGDVPSFLDECLQSFFPPEDMKAVLEHHRNLGHFEEKDPRLLPMDDCILSSLSLPPGAKPATNTTSSSPPLKDSSPEHKGRLDSPLSASSLERACRRSSDTIRQSLMETKDSDSWQLQVRGSGSSQERKVQNSISARPCDETIDLTAPNEAGDADSATNGDGQSLRGGRVLRKRKLSGGEDIPAKLPVELTAFFDSSLDDENSGESPLISILGEYTDSQEVSFPVVTDTKVPWSDEETLHLLDIWGKDSVQRALKGCFKNRHIFTQIAHKMAERGYMRTVEQCQTRIKRLKKCFRQNKGNSKLEHKFYERLECILRSSIPSAVPEVTYDVEEVADEDDADDDLQFLGHTSRQEIGTRSVPWTDMESLTLINTWGDDQMQQELRGMHRTGHIFSIISNKMATDGFSRTPEQCQTRLKRLKSNFRQCYQNNLKGQGHVECKFYNELGRILVKDFVPAPQMNEIPGELEDNDFSAYSHHETESVVGVQEDRKKVAWSDKETIILLEIWGDPEVQQCLGRYPHNGHIFTQISEKLLANGYSRSADQCHTRIKRLKSNYRHCQENMSSSGTDRVDFKFYDLLEQILDKQPSTSSTVLPDSIEISEESNSESVTETEGEISLSTEKPTSGTWSDEETLTLINIWGEVDVQRTLRGFVHNGHVYADISGRMQDLGFSKTSEQCRWKVKALRNNFRQCYDRKKCGRRVDYRFYNQLEQILGQEAVSMDEYDEREEQADHEPGIDGVNTVWTEQETVALVEVWAADDVQHSLKTCVRNGHIFADIAERMAAIGFPRTADQCHSRIKRLKKTYRRYCNSRRSGGRPAAFRYFHLLAPVLGDNSVVADMDSSAADVTLQPFMDKDPDLYEQPSTSHLLADLSRKMPWSDQETRTLLEIWGEDSVQLTLRGCLKNRHVFEYVSEKMGNRGFIRTSEQCYTRIKRLKHGFLHEKEEYKFFSEMEEIFRKELKVDGSVADTSATEETDDIAPESSQNKAASSNQWVADSAKLAWGDGETEALLDIWGSEQIQENLKGCTKNKHIFIQIAQVMASQGYLRSPEQCQTRIKRLRANFRHFLEGRRGEKQECKYFDQLVQIFGSKYITTSDPLAEEADTAES; encoded by the exons ATGTGTCGAGGCGAGCACCCGGCGGACATGCGGACCATCCAGCCTCACCTGGACAGAATCAAAGCTCCTGTCAGCACGGCCAAGGATCACCAC gtgacCATCAACCAGGTGGAGGAGTCTGAGGTGAACTTTGTGGAGTTGGTTCACTCATTACTGGAGGACCCGTctgaaagaaaatactttttcgAG GAAATCTTCCCCGTGTATTTTGGGCCAAAGTACGACGCAGCACTGGAGATGCTGGTGTGGGAGTTCATATCCAGACTGGACGAGCTGCTGCCAGTCCCAGATTTCACACAG TTGGCAGCTCTGCTTGGAGACGTTCCGTCATTCCTCGACGAATGTTTACAATCCTTCTTCCCTCCGGAGGACATGAAGGCCGTGCTGGAACACCACAGAAACCTCGGTCACTTTGAAGAGAAAG ATCCTCGATTGTTACCGATGGACGACtgcatcctctcctccctgtcacTACCTCCTGGGGCCAAACCTGCCACcaacaccacctcctcctcgccTCCCCTCAAAGACTCCTCTCCAGAGCACAAAGGGCGTCTGGATTCTCCCCTCAGCGCCAGCAGCCTGGAGCGGGCGTGCAGGAGGAGCTCTGACACAATCAGACAAAGCCTCATGGAGACAAAGGACTCTGATAGCTGGCAGCTGCAGGTTCGAGGCAGCGGCAGCTCTCAGGAGAGGAAGGTGCAAAACTCAATTAGTGCACGGCCATGTGACGAAACCATTGACCTCACCGCACCCAACGAGGCCGGTGACGCAGATTCTGCGACCAATGGGGACGGCCAAAGcttgagaggagggagggttcTCAGGAAGAGGAAGCTGAGCGGTGGTGAAGACATTCCCGCCAAGCTGCCTGTGGAGTTAACGGCTTTTTT TGATTCCTCGTTGGATGATGAGAATTCAGGtgaatctcctctcatctctatATTGGGAGAATACACAG actcTCAGGAAGTTTCTTTCCCAGTTGTAACGGACACAAAGGTTCCCTGGTCGGACGAGGAGACGCTGCACCTGCTCGACATCTGGGGGAAGGACTCAGTGCAGCGGGCGCTGAAGGGCTGCTTCAAAAACCGCCACATATTCACGCAGATCGCACACAAGATGGCGGAGAGGGGCTACATGAGAACGGTGGAGCAGTGCCAGACGAGGATCAAGCGGCTGAAGAAATGTTTCCGGCAGAACAA AGGAAACTCAAAGCTGGAACATAAATTTTACGAGCGGCTGGAGTGCATCCTCCGCTCCTCCATTCCTTCAGCTGTTCCTGAAGTCACCTACGACGTCGAGGAGGTCGCTGATGAGGACGACGCCGATGACGACTTGCAGTTTCTCGGACACACGAGCCGACAGGAAATAG GTACTCGAAGCGTCCCATGGACAGACATGGAGTCGTTGACCCTCATCAACACGTGGGGTGATGACCAGATGcagcaggagctgagagggatGCACAGAACCGGACACATATTTTCCATCATCTCCAACAAGATGGCCACTGATGGCTTCTCCCGGACGCCGGAGCAGTGCCAGACGAGGCTAAAGAGGCTGAAATCAAACTTCAGGCAATGCTACCAAAACAa cttgAAAGGACAGGGGCATGTTGAGTGCAAGTTTTACAACGAACTGGGAAGAATTTTAGTGAAGGACTTTGTTCCAGCGCCACAGATGAATGAAATCCCAGGAGAGCTCGAAGACAACGACTTCTCAGCCTACTCCCACCACGAGACTG AGTCTGTTGTGGGGGTTCAAGAAGACAGGAAGAAAGTGGCCTGGTCGGACAAAGAGACAATCATCCTTCTGGAGATATGGGGCGACCCAGAG GTCCAGCAGTGCCTGGGACGTTACCCACACAACGGCCACATCTTTACGCAAATATCAGAGAAGCTCTTAGCCAACGGTTACTCTCGCAGCGCGGACCAGTGCCACACGCGCATCAAACGCCTCAAATCAAACTATCGCCACTGTCAAGAAAAcatgag CTCATCTGGGACAGATCGAGTCGATTTTAAATTCTACGACCTGCTGGAACAAATCCTGGACAAGCAGCCgtcaacatcttccactgtgTTACCAGACTCCATCGAAATATCAGAGGAGTCCAACAGCGAATCAGTGACGGAAACAG AAGGAGAAATCAGCTTGTCGACAGAAAAACCAACATCCGGCACGTGGTCAGACGAGGAGACGCTGACACTCATCAATATCTGGGGCGAGGTGGATGTTCAGAGGACGCTGAGGGGGTTCGTCCACAATGGACACGTGTATGCTGACATTTCGGGGAGAATGCAGGACCTGGGTTTCTCGAAGACCTCGGAGCAGTGTCGCTGGAAAGTCAAGGCCTTGAGGAACAACTTTCGACAGTGCTACGACAGAAAGAA ATGTGGGAGACGAGTAGATTACAGATTCTACAACCAGCTGGAACAAATACTGGGCCAGGAGGCGGTTTCTATGGATGAGTATGATGAACGAGAAGAACAAGCCGATCATGAGCCAG GGATAGATGGTGTGAACACAGTGTGGACGGAGCAGGAGACAGTCGCTCTCGTTGAGGTCTGGGCCGCAGATGACGTGCAGCACAGCCTGAAAACCTGCGTACGCAACGGCCACATATTCGCCGACATAGCAGAGAGAATGGCCGCAATAGGATTCCCGAGGACAGCGGATCAGTGCCACTCCCGAATCAAACGGCTGAAGAAGACTTACAGGCGGTACTGCAACAGCCGGAG GAGCGGAGGACGCCCCGCAGCATTTCGATACTTCCATCTTCTGGCTCCGGTGCTTGGTGACAACTCTGTTGTTGCAGACATGGACAGTTCTGCTGCGGATGTCACCTTACAGCCCTTTATGGACAAGGACCCTGACTTGT ACGAGCAGCCCTCGACCAGCCACCTGCTGGCTGACCTGAGCAGGAAGATGCCCTGGTCGGACCAGGAGACGCGCACCCTGCTGGAGATCTGGGGTGAAGACAGCGTCCAGCTCACGCTAAGGGGCTGCCTGAAAAACCGCCACGTGTTTGAGTACGTCTCCGAGAAGATGGGCAACCGAGGATTCATCAGGACCTCGGAGCAGTGCTACACACGCATCAAACGCCTCAAACATGGCTTCCTGCATGAGAA gGAGGAATATAAGTTCTTCAGTGAGATGGAGGAAATCTTCAGGAAGGAGCTGAAAGTCGACGGCTCAGTCGCAGACACATCGGCCACAGAGGAGACGGACGACATTGCACCTGAATCGAGCCAAAACAAAG CCGCCTCCAGTAACCAGTGGGTGGCTGACAGCGCTAAGCTGGCCTGGGGCGACGGGGAGACCGAGGCCCTGCTGGACATCTGGGGGAGCGAGCAGATCCAGGAGAACCTGAAGGGCTGCACCAAGAACAAACACATCTTCATCCAGATCGCTCAGGTCATGGCGAGCCAAGGTTACCTCCGCAGTCCGGAGCAGTGCCAGACCAGGATCAAGAGGCTGCGCGCCAATTTCCGACACTTCCTAGAAGGCAGAAG AGGAGAGAAGCAGGAGTGCAAGTACTTTGACCAGTTGGTGCAGATATTTGGCAGCAAGTACATAACGACCTCTGACCCCCTGGCTGAAGAAGCCGACACTGCAG AGTCATGA